The Pectobacterium wasabiae CFBP 3304 DNA segment GCCGCAGAAGCGGTCTGTCTGTCGCAATCAGCGTTCAGCCGCAGCATTCAAGCGTTAGAACAAACGGTGGGACACCCGCTTATCGATCGTCAGAGCCGACGCTTTGCGCTGACGTGGCAAGGCAATACGCTGCTGCCGTTTGCACGGCGCATGCAGGAGCTTTCCTGGGAATTGATGACCGACATGCGGCAAATCAGCGAGGCGCAGGAGGGCGAACTGACGTTTGGCTGTGGCCCCGCGCCGTCTACCACGCTTATCCCCAAGGCCATAGCACATTTCCATGCACTACGGCCGCGTGCCAAGGTCACTTACAGCGTGGATAATTGGCAATCCCTGCGCGAGCGGTTGCTGGCCGACGAGTGGCCTTTTATTGTTGCAGATACCTGGCAGGCTGAAATGGAAACCGGCCTCCATGTGCAACCATTAAGCCCACAGCGCTGCTTTTTCATCTGCCATTCCTCACATCCGCTAGCCCAGCAGGCAAATGTGACACCGGACGACCTCCTGCGCTTTCCGCTCGCCTCGCCTTTTATGCCTGTCGGCATGCGCAAAATTCTGGCCTCCCTGACGCGTCAACCCGACTATCGCCCACAGATTCAGTGTGATCATATCTATTCTGTCTTCAGCATCCTACGGCACACGCAGGCCATCAGCTTCGCCAGCGAGGATGGCTTTGCGCTAGGGCGATTAAGCCATCAGTTGGTCGAAATTCCGCTGACGGGCACCCCGCAGGAATGGGGACACATGCAAACCCGCTTCGGGATTGTCACCTGTTTGCAAAGAACGCTGCCGCCGCTGGCCGAACTGATGATCGAAACCCTACTGGCGCAAGACAGGCTGCGCTCACCCGTTCCTGCATTGCCGACCCTGTGAGCGCTCATGATTATTTCGTAGAGTTACCGCTGGCGTCATACACCGGCCAATTTGACTCCAGCCCCTTGGCCTTCAATGCCCGATCGGCGAACTCGCCAGCAAACCAATCGCTGGCTGAAAACG contains these protein-coding regions:
- a CDS encoding LysR family transcriptional regulator; this encodes MHLDLRQLRNFLALAEQGSFVQAAEAVCLSQSAFSRSIQALEQTVGHPLIDRQSRRFALTWQGNTLLPFARRMQELSWELMTDMRQISEAQEGELTFGCGPAPSTTLIPKAIAHFHALRPRAKVTYSVDNWQSLRERLLADEWPFIVADTWQAEMETGLHVQPLSPQRCFFICHSSHPLAQQANVTPDDLLRFPLASPFMPVGMRKILASLTRQPDYRPQIQCDHIYSVFSILRHTQAISFASEDGFALGRLSHQLVEIPLTGTPQEWGHMQTRFGIVTCLQRTLPPLAELMIETLLAQDRLRSPVPALPTL